A window of Theileria equi strain WA chromosome 4 map unlocalized gcontig_1105471998858, whole genome shotgun sequence contains these coding sequences:
- a CDS encoding conserved hypothetical protein (encoded by transcript BEWA_016780A), giving the protein MLKTPPGITHRKNVSKALNEASAVFEALYKKHFSSDIDSLQREAEDYLIKSLYKSAAARSKETSLDVKPEEPKPLEKGASKVHIDYGNDRTLLDHKPAKSSSSDKRVSIDTRVLVEETVVDKEESDATENEEDQPVCLKIEAIPFAEGHLEGADISPTHYASKNTSSFPRLSRRSTLRIPSALKTISFYCLAIQFLSSLLLGGLFYLLVHYKFKRYTKVITIAYPFVIHLVLYIIIFSLSDKKLKGTFLLYSNDISIAVLRRKLVKEETYNHLNKVHVIIERCFVFLCLVISCLPCDFATEDKSYSFFEYSYLIAIGNLFGLYLMVTYFYFYIIFNKTIKKSMLSV; this is encoded by the exons ATGCTAAAAACACCTCCAG GCATCACACACCGTAAGAATGTTTCCAAGGCTCTGAACGAGGCGAGTGCTGTTTTTGAGGCGTTGTACAAGAAACACTTTTCTTCTGACATTGACAGTTTGCAGAGAGAGGCGGAAGACTACCTCATCAAGTCCCTCTACAAGTCTGCAGCGGCGAGGAGCAAGGAGACGAGCCTTGATGTGAAGCCAGAGGAGCCAAAACCGCTGGAAAAGGGCGCATCAAAGGTCCACATTGACTACGGCAACGATAGGACACTCTTAGACCATAAACCAGCGAAAAGTTCGTCCTCAGACAAACGCGTATCCATAGATACCAGAGTATTGGTTGAAGAGACAGTTGTAGACAAGGAAGAATCGGATGCTACAGAAAACGAAGAGGACCAACCAGTGTGTCTGAAGATTGAGGCCATACCATTTGCTGAAGGACACCTTGAAGGAGCTGATATCTCACCTACCCACTACGCAAGTAAAAATACATCCTCCTTCCCTCGCTTGTCACGCAGATCTACTCTGAGAATACCCTCTGCCTTGAAAACGATTTCATTCTACTGCTTGGCTATTCAATTCCTATCATCCCTGTTGTTAGGAGGACTCTTTTATCTCTTGGTACactacaaatttaaaagaTACACCAAGGTTATCACAATTGCTTACCCATTTGTCATCCACCTTGTACTATACATCATCATATTTTCTCTATCGGACAAAAAACTCAAGGGGACATTTTTACTGTACAGCAACGATATCAGTATCGCTGTTTTAAGAAGGAAACTTGTGAAAGAAGAAACGTACAACCACCTTAACAAGGTACACGTCATTATAGAGCGCTGTTTTGTCTTTTTGTGTCTTGTCATCTCCTGTCTGCCATGCGATTTTGCAACTGAGGACAAAAGCTACTCCTTCTTTGAGTATTCTTATCTTATTGCAATCGGCAACTTGTTTGGTCTTTATTTGATGGTCACATATTTTTACTTTTATATTATTTTCAACAAGACTATAAAAAAGTCAATGCTCTCGGTATAA
- a CDS encoding hypothetical protein (encoded by transcript BEWA_016790A) produces the protein MPLQVEVPSTFGHKIPKKCWFIESDNKNSKSAFILLHGWFGNLQSCLPFLNVLKKCGVLKTHHVLIVDLKDHVGKSFESNTGLKGVTDLYDSVAFLHNAHGVTKFDVYAQSISALSALMFFDCYLKVKDGSICDEPHPCGFISGVDVDLLKKVNFGDFILESPVSNISEYLSNSFSESLNWVIQQFIQTVNSRSSHHIDSLSLNTFLSNHKIRGNVHILQGMHDRVTSPKMLQNELAALKSNVNLYVFKDGGHTDLSATSPGEYLETVNYIINYKGLWKLFKFLKNKKNNLEL, from the exons ATGCCACTCCAG GTTGAAGTTCCGTCTACTTTTGGCCACAAAATCCCAAAGAAATGTTGGTTTATAGAATCTGATAACAAGAATTCCAAATCTGCATTCATTTTACTCCATGGATGGTTTGGAAATTTGCAATCTTGtttaccatttttaaatgtcCTCAAAAAGTGTGGAGTTTTGAAAACACATCACGTGTTAATTGTTGATTTAAAAGACCACGTTGGAAAGTCTTTTGAGAGCAATACTGGTTTAAAGGGTGTGACAGATTTGTACGATTCAGTTGCATTTTTGCACAATGCCCACGGAGTTACAAAGTTTGACGTCTATGCCCAATCAATTAGTGCATTGAGTGCCTTAATGTTCTTTGACTGCTATCTGAAAGTAAAGGACGGATCTATATGTGATGAACCACATCCTTGTGGATTCATTTCTGGTGTTGATGTAGACTTGCTCAAAAAGGTAAATTTTGGTGATTTCATATTGGAGTCACCTGTTTCGAACATAAGTGAATATCTCTCCAACTCATTCTCAGAATCGCTCAACTGGGTAATCCAGCAATTTATTCAAACTGTAAACTCAAG ATCTAGTCATCACATTGACTCTCTATCTctaaacacatttttgtcAAACCATAAAATAAGAGGAAACGTGCACATTTTGCAGGGCATGCATGACCGTGTAACCTCACCCAAAATGTTGCAAAATGAACTTGCTGCATTAAAGtcaaatgtaaatttgtaCGTTTTCAAGGATGGTGGTCACACTGACCTATCGGCGACATCCCCTGGAGAATATCTCGAAACAGTaaactacattataaaCTACAAGGGACTATGGAAGCTGTTTAAATTTCTCAAAAATAAGAAAAATAATCTAGAACTATAA
- a CDS encoding hypothetical protein (encoded by transcript BEWA_016800A): MPLINIKYKCPKGEDSRATTVECSTHKHFRAFLSNVYSDSKEADYRVCKHTRDRVSIITLKYGGKELTIADDTSAKLTNIHPNIKEVSTYYHKYYDSDNKEINKPLVLKLKEYGGKVHWYSNADARDEKGEQDGGTTWEPNTKWNAIDGNKFYDRDLKGDVLKRQLDELTCKLHNLHYIDISRNEKPDPYYSCPVCKKYSVRVSKDDTIGEYTKYKHTYTADANSVRYNDTLLKWRYEEGDVDYDETFPLESDKIPYLTVYYWEKDKEHTKPLILEVGLGYASLYYVNDRNVNDRNVNNNDNSRWSRITGKDGGLQLEDDELKKALQELKYNLFKPVIIDASKKDSYNQYCIKEGCTNASCPNEVKVENYDGSIYGFKNCIGWRHTYGKDNKTFTITNFTGGPSEGKDLIEFPIWDVTKVVVFFPGCSTKKTVSETPLVVYLENGNGNINRWSRNTDPNGANKWEDISCQFNKSPSGVPDLVTTLNDITKELKLNCPVEEKQELNQARSPMGTASAVREDSVVEPVEVFLEPEVVSVGGPGRGGEAKEGEPGKPKETKEDHDERSLVQNIPGTKTVGAIPGITAPAGPKVEGPQGPRGHEEATEDITQTDREVKEVDPGSTSEEVTDSEVATGAGKGESGIGGSGRENSQDISTGSGYPGGLFDWGSLASTLGDFAEKAVSPLIELKSALAGAVSIGATKAAYNLVNVLAKAGEPPKSPSGSQGSGGGDKAAKKDQESKVTKNEEVNTATDPELVPLYIPESKAYSETKETHARDAKRPGPHVSSEANVGQSGHNAGGGETASEQIINKGIDDQTRQAEESKDGPPKHDKEEKEEFKTAKATPPEGVQAQHPAADRSGPSDSTTPPTEPPQEKAEQLVDGASGLTITAILTGMGTYGGPLAGAGATFFGGWKLYNRYKGDPWVRQI, translated from the coding sequence ATGCCTctcataaatataaagtacAAATGTCCAAAAGGAGAAGACAGTCGAGCAACAACTGTAGAATGTTCAACACACAAGCATTTTAGAGCCTTTCTATCAAATGTATACAGTGATTCTAAGGAGGCAGATTACAGAGTATGTAAACATACGAGGGATAGAGTAAGTATCATTACTCTGAAATATGGTGGAAAAGAACTCACCATTGCAGACGATACATCCGCTAAACTCACCAATATACACCCTAATATAAAAGAAGTATCCACATATTATCACAAATACTATGACAGTGATAATAAGGAAATAAATAAACCTCTTGTATTGAAACTTAAAGAGTATGGTGGTAAGGTGCACTGGTATTCCAATGCAGACGCAAGGGATGAAAAAGGTGAACAAGATGGAGGAACTACATGGGAACCAAATACTAAATGGAATGCGATAGATGGAAACAAGTTTTATGATCGAGATCTAAAAGGCGATGTACTTAAGAGACAGCTCGATGAACTCACCTGCAAACTCCACAATCTTCATTATATTGATATTTCCAGGAATGAGAAACCTGATCCTTACTACTCTTGTCCTGTTTGCAAAAAGTACAGTGTCAGAGTTTCTAAGGATGACACTATTGGAGAATATACAAAGTACAAACACACATACACTGCCGATGCAAACTCCGTTAGGTATAACGATACTCTCCTTAAATGGAGATATGAAGAAGGGGACGTTGACTATGATGAAACATTTCCACTTGAAAGTGACAAAATCCCTTACCTGAcagtatattactgggaaAAGGACAAGGAGCATACAAAACCTCTTATCTTAGAGGTTGGTCTTGGATATGCATCACTTTATTATGTAAATGATAGGAATGTAAATGATAGGAATGTAAATAATAATGATAATAGTAGGTGGAGTAGGATTACTGGAAAAGATGGTGGTCTACAacttgaagatgatgaactCAAAAAGGCACTTCAAGAACTTAAGtacaaccttttcaaaccaGTGATTATAGATGCTTCTAAGAAGGATAGTTATAACCAATACTGTATAAAGGAAGGATGTACTAATGCAAGTTGTCCTAATGAAGTAAAGGTTGAGAATTACGATGGTTCTATATATGGATTTAAAAACTGTATTGGTTGGAGGCACACTTACGGAAAAGATAATAAGACCTTTACAATTACAAACTTCACTGGGGGACCTTCCGAAGGTAAAGATCTGATAGAATTTCCAATATGGGACGTTACTAAGGTAGTGGTCTTCTTTCCGGGGTGTAGCACAAAGAAAACTGTTTCTGAAACACCTCTTGTAGTTTATCTTGAGAATGGGAATGGAAATATTAACAGGTGGTCCAGGAACACTGATCCGAATGGTGCTAACAAATGGGAAGACATATCCTGTCAATTTAATAAATCACCAAGTGGTGTTCCTGATCTTGTAACAACTCTGAATGATATTACGAAGGAGCTAAAACTTAACTGTCCAGTAGAGGAAAAACAGGAACTAAATCAGGCAAGATCTCCTATGGGTACAGCATCAGCGGTAAGAGAAGATTCAGTAGTAGAACCCGTAGAAGTATTTTTAGAACCAGAAGTAGTATCAGTAGGAGGTCCTGGTAGAGGTGGCGAAGCTAAGGAAGGAGAACCTGGTAAACCTAAAGAAACTAAAGAAGACCATGATGAGCGATCTCTTGTTCAAAATATTCCTGGTACTAAAACTGTTGGTGCTATACCTGGTATTACTGCTCCTGCTGGTCCTAAGGTAGAAGGACCTCAAGGACCTAGAGGACATGAAGAAGCTACTGAAGACATTACTCAAACTGATCGTGAAGTTAAAGAAGTCGATCCTGGCTCTACTTCCGAAGAAGTTACTGATTCTGAAGTTGCTACCGGTGCTGGTAAAGGTGAATCTGGAATAGGAGGCTCTGGTCGAGAAAATTCTCAGGATATTAGTACAGGAAGTGGATATCCTGGTGGATTATTTGATTGGGGTTCACTTGCCTCTACGCTTGGAGATTTTGCTGAAAAAGCAGTTAGCCCTCTTATAGAACTTAAATCAGCTCTTGCTGGCGCTGTTAGTATAGGTGCTACAAAAGCAGCTTATAACCTGGTTAACGTTCTTGCTAAGGCTGGTGAACCTCCAAAATCTCCTTCTGGGTCTCAAGGATCTGGTGGAGGTGATAAAGCTGCTAAAAAGGATCAAGAATCTAAAGTTACCAAGAACGAAGAAGTTAATACTGCTACTGATCCTGAACTTGTTCCTCTGTACATTCCTGAATCTAAAGCTTATAGTGAAACTAAAGAAACACATGCTAGAGATGCTAAAAGACCTGGTCCTCATGTTTCTAGCGAAGCTAATGTTGGTCAGTCTGGACATAATGCTGGAGGTGGTGAAACTGCTTCTGAACAAATTATTAATAAAGGTATAGATGATCAAACTCGACAAGCTGAAGAAAGTAAAGATGGACCTCCGAAACatgataaagaagagaaagaagaaTTTAAAACTGCTAAAGCTACTCCTCCTGAAGGTGTTCAAGCTCAACATCCTGCTGCAGATCGATCTGGTCCTTCTGATTCTACCACTCCTCCTACTGAACCTCCTCAAGAAAAAGCTGAACAACTTGTTGATGGAGCCTCTGGCCTTACTATTACTGCTATTCTCACTGGTATGGGCACATATGGTGGCCctcttgccggagctggcgcaacattttttggaggatggaaactttataatcgctataagggagatccttgggttagacagatttga
- a CDS encoding signal peptide containing protein (encoded by transcript BEWA_016810A), translating to MKSTCLAKLLFLLQILHGNLIYTANINKHTGNLHTFNGSPRIKSQNGHNGTRFLQNRGGRDCAMIPSFMKKTQEKGNEDEKDEGLEIVKDQIYNELKQSEDVLKTVFSRILDHILYYAKHKVVNSFLQFYIVNPLGMGAGNLLNSDVNDSYITSLATGVSMNDGTYSILPSSELLVRED from the exons ATGAAGTCGACTTGTCTTGCCAAGTTGCTGTTTTTGCTGCAAATTCTTCATGGAAACTTGATATACActgcaaatataaacaaacaCACTGGAAATTTACACACATTTAACGGTTCGCCACGAAttaaatcgcaaaatgGCCACAATGGCACGAGATTCctacag AATCGCGGAGGTAGAGACTGCGCCATGATCCCCTCCTTCATGAAAAAGACACAGGAGAAGGggaatgaagatgaaaaggacGAGGGGTTGGAGATTGTCAAGGATCAG ATCTACAACGAGCTGAAGCAAAGTGAGGACGTCTTAAAGACTGTGTTTTCAAGGATTCTAGACCACATACTCTACTACGCCAAGCACAAGGTGGTCAATAGTTTTTTGCAGTTTTACATTGTCAATCCACTCGGCATGGGAGCCGGGAATTTGCTAAATTCAGATGTTAATGATTCGTATATTACCAG CTTAGCTACAGGAGTGTCTATGAATGATGGAACGTACTCCATACTACCAAGCagtgagctacttgtgagggaggattAA
- a CDS encoding signal peptide containing protein (encoded by transcript BEWA_016820A) produces the protein MKTLILAPFLLSLGQTIVGSMDVPRMGKILLDLDISGGKQNYITVSMSKNFQNGINYSINKSVSHQFALGNILDNGELVFPGDPTVMNRHVLLVPREDGTNYLRIITRYKEHGSYRTSIHEFVRTPSDLHYNQISRNPFDIDILNHDSDEFVSAEILVNWQKHNEGVANGRATMDTPEDLETMPMKFTIQKNMQDKLFIGRVFFNGKIVDDKTDGLLSRDVTWEGGLDMPRIIILSRYNDGTRLLIRYDVISGEFIVKGINKLPTYEAMT, from the coding sequence ATGAAAACTCTGATACTCGCGCCGTTCCTATTGTCTCTTGGACAGACGATTGTAGGATCTATGGATGTACCCAGGATGGGCAAGATCCTACTCGACCTTGACATTTCTGGAGGtaaacaaaattatattaCGGTTTCAATGTCCAAGAATTTTCAGAACGGAATTAATTACTCTATTAATAAGTCTGTGTCTCACCAATTTGCTTTGGGAAATATACTGGATAACGGTGAACTTGTGTTCCCCGGAGATCCCACGGTCATGAACAGACACGTATTATTGGTTCCTAGAGAAGATGGTACAAACTACCTCAGGATAATTACAAGATACAAAGAGCATGGTAGCTATCGTACATCTATTCATGAGTTTGTAAGAACTCCTTCCGATCTCCACTACAACCAGATATCTAGAAATCCCTTTGACATTGATATACTAAATCATGATAGCGATGAATTCGTAAGTGCCGAGATTCTAGTTAATTGGCAAAAGCACAATGAGGGTGTAGCAAATGGAAGGGCTACCATGGATACGCCAGAAGATTTGGAGACGATGCCCATGAAGTTTACCATTCAGAAAAACATGCAGGACAAACTGTTCATAGGAAGAGTATTCTTCAATGGCAAAATAGTGGACGACAAAACTGATGGACTATTGAGCAGAGACGTTACCTGGGAGGGAGGACTTGACATGCCAAGGATTATCATTCTGTCAAGATATAATGATGGCACACGGTTACTGATCAGATATGATGTTATATCCGGCGAATTTATAGTTAAAGGTATTAACAAACTTCCTACTTACGAGGCAATGACgtga
- a CDS encoding conserved hypothetical protein (encoded by transcript BEWA_016830A) produces MKSIIVPALLAITALAAREDEIKRLDGEVQYATQVSAGLVELSDKLNLACNALNDNMTQLEKLCAKAKANGHLDHETIKIYNEILPVMSVCANTRKEYDELNEVATKTAAEHKRCIDFLARANEQEAKVECERAREHFLELERLVGPSSYVFPNSANVIPKIDAAIAKSYEIIRKYRNYVQEGKCDAEGYRGTGLHAPLGQNDTFGPVGPHVVVRPPVITVENKKDDESESPADPQVDVKSKTVEHTKDESTVNGATQTSNTVITPPLPLYIRQTPIAVLPQGPKVDTGVGKKEQVPEPRAPEQPTGFDSPQSRESEASTGQESVPTQGEQTPTVLKKQRASVQGVENIKVWKMELLKWNKVAIEVHREAFNMINTLDEARKIVHELIEESRQFVANATGNKPLENLLNDAVNLHTEFEQEFENKCKHLEEIMERSDDLNKRIVTALSSGPMHGYLDLLKHEVGTATRVIGELQGLYGNLGDVREYARTTLSHIKAIASDIEKIFTALDSESSDTDESDDQASTTEETSPEEQLVRFQDILRGDALEAKKITERMDVVVEKIKLIIEEIRRFALESGNSLDNEIAELLAFERDVFEHKRAVDIQLNQMYVKSNLSLHGINELLVGRDEDVLSEKVPEVEKLLQDNRNLLKTTRNLSDEVEKTFQELDDKMSRIIRDLNIKSNVQVDSIGSLRGHVQDSESELDSSDDEPSATEDGTLDSLDDLPQSDNVPTVSRVDLVNTAITLDGRLREKLEVISTAKTNAVGRYEKAEELYNEFMAIFSNVSDSRAVTLATTHASVVHHKSEAEKFYHAIVAKTGALKASVDELLGRVGECLTELAKDDNSSFTHDEVFDTCTVVLDHALQATSQNFDQSIEEYLGKLNKEVAIIRSLVDITTSSGKFPVNGNVEPKNHVNLEKPVGSNERLFMLVDLSALDTARNFAESIILPTKQTGGEDHANIQGESVPTKKLSSEHSKEDDQNSFSDTSPEQNEKEDNEPSGGMGHVHVQEESTKVEVGEASGTAHSEDKNPEQSEPTEKEENAPTEHKFTEDSNGETPIETNDEQGKDQDQKEQPNQNVTGKEPGKKLEDDDDLESSGFKTLSCVVITFFAILMQF; encoded by the coding sequence ATGAAATCGATCATCGTGCCAGCACTGCTGGCAATCACGGCATTGGCAGCACgtgaagatgaaataaaGAGGTTAGATGGAGAGGTGCAATATGCTACTCAAGTTTCGGCTGGGTTGGTCGAGTTATCTGACAAACTCAATCTTGCATGCAATGCACTTAATGATAACATGACCCAGCTGGAAAAACTTTGTGCCAAGGCAAAGGCTAACGGACATTTAGACCACGAAACCATCAAGATCTACAATGAAATACTTCCGGTCATGTCAGTCTGCGCCAATACAAGAAAGGAGTACGATGAACTGAACGAGGTCGCCACCAAAACCGCAGCTGAACATAAACGCTGCATTGATTTTCTTGCGCGTGCAAATGAACAGGAAGCAAAAGTTGAATGTGAAAGGGCAAGGGAACACTTTCTAGAGCTTGAGAGACTAGTGGGACCAAGTAGTTACGTATTCCCAAATTCTGCAAATGTTATTCCAAAGATAGATGCTGCAATCGCCAAGAGTTATGAAATAATAAGGAAATACAGAAATTATGTACAAGAGGGAAAGTGTGATGCCGAGGGATATCGAGGTACTGGCTTGCATGCACCCCTTGGACAAAATGATACCTTTGGCCCAGTCGGGCCGCACGTTGTAGTAAGACCACCGGTTATCACCGTTGAAAACaagaaggatgatgaaTCAGAATCTCCTGCTGATCCACAAGTAGATGTCAAAAGTAAAACCGTTGAGCACACCAAGGATGAATCGACTGTAAATGGAGCTACTCAAACCTCAAATACGGTGATTACACCACCCCTTCCTTTGTATATTAGGCAAACTCCAATTGCTGTACTCCCACAGGGACCAAAGGTAGACACTGGAGTAGGAAAGAAGGAACAGGTACCAGAACCTAGGGCCCCCGAACAACCTACAGGATTTGATAGTCCACAAAGTAGGGAATCTGAAGCATCAACTGGCCAGGAATCTGTTCCAACACAAGGAGAACAAACGCCTACAGTTTTAAAAAAACAGCGTGCATCTGTACAGGGagtagaaaatataaaagtGTGGAAAATGGAACTGCTCAAATGGAACAAAGTAGCTATTGAAGTACATAGAGAAGCTTTTAATATGATAAATACGCTTGATGAAGCAAGAAAGATAGTACATGAACTGATTGAGGAATCTAGGCAATTTGTAGCAAATGCAACTGGTAACAAACCCCTTGAGAACTTGTTGAATGATGCAGTGAATTTGCACACAGAATTCGAACAAGAGTTTGAAAACAAGTGCAAGCATCTCGAGGAAATCATGGAGAGATCAGATGATTTAAATAAGAGAATTGTCACTGCGCTATCTAGCGGACCTATGCACGGATATTTGGACCTTTTGAAACATGAAGTGGGAACTGCTACAAGAGTTATTGGAGAACTTCAGGGCCTTTATGGAAACTTGGGTGATGTAAGAGAGTATGCCAGAACCACACTTTCCCATATCAAAGCCATTGCTAGTGATATTGAAAAGATTTTCACAGCACTAGATTCTGAAAGTTCAGATACTGATGAATCGGATGATCAAGCGTCTACTACGGAAGAAACGTCTCCAGAGGAGCAACTCGTTAGATTCCAAGATATACTTCGTGGAGACGCACTGGAAGCCAAGAAGATTACTGAAAGGATGGATGTGGTTGTTGAAAAGATCAAACTCATCATTGAAGAAATCAGGAGATTTGCTCtagaatctggaaattcTCTAGATAATGAAATTGCAGAACTCTTAGCCTTTGAGCGTGATGTTTTTGAGCATAAAAGGGCAGTTGATATTCAACTGAATCAAATGTATGTAAAATCAAACCTTTCCTTGCATGGAATTAACGAACTTTTGGTTGGTagagatgaagatgttctCTCAGAAAAGGTCCCAGAAGTTGAAAAACTTTTACAAGACAACAGAAATTTACTAAAAACCACTAGGAACCTCTCTGATGAGGTGGAAAAGACGTTCCAGGAACTTGATGATAAGATGAGTAGGATCATTAGGGATTTGAATATCAAATCAAATGTACAAGTTGATTCTATAGGTTCACTCAGAGGACACGTACAAGATTCAGAATCTGAACTTGATTCATCAGATGATGAACCATCTGCTACGGAAGATGGTACACTAGATTCATTAGATGATTTGCCTCAATCTGACAATGTACCTACAGTATCACGTGTAGATCTTGTAAACACTGCTATAACACTCGACGGACGATTGAGAGAGAAACTAGAGGTAATATCAACCGCAAAAACAAATGCAGTTGGTAGATATGAGAAGGCAGAAGAGCTATATAATGAATTCATGGCGATATTCTCAAACGTTTCAGATTCAAGGGCTGTGACATTAGCTACAACACATGCAAGTGTGGTACATCACAAGAGTGAAGCCGAAAAATTTTATCATGCCATAGTTGCAAAAACGGGAGCTCTCAAGGCAAGCGTGGATGAACTCTTGGGGAGAGTTGGGGAATGTTTGACAGAGTTGGCTAAAGATGACAATAGCTCCTTCACCCATGATGAGGTGTTTGACACATGCACAGTGGTATTAGATCATGCTTTACAAGCAACGTCACAAAATTTTGACCAAAGTATCGAAGAGTACCTTGGGAAGTTGAACAAGGAGGTTGCCATTATTCGTTctcttgttgatattaCAACAAGCTCAGGAAAATTTCCTGTTAATGGAAATGTTGAACCAAAGAATCatgtaaatttggagaagCCTGTGGGATCTAATGAGAGACTATTCATGCTAGTGGACCTAAGTGCACTAGACACAGCACGTAATTTTGCCGAAAGCATTATTCTTCCTACCAAGCAAACTGGTGGAGAGGATCATGCAAATATTCAGGGGGAAAGTGTACCAACCAAGAAACTCTCTTCTGAACAttccaaggaagatgacCAAAATTCATTTTCTGATACAAGCCCAGAGCAAAATGAAAAAGAAGACAATGAACCCAGTGGAGGAATGGGCCATGTTCATGTTCAAGAAGAATCCACAAAGGTAGAAGTTGGTGAAGCTTCGGGTACAGCCCATagtgaagataaaaatCCAGAGCAAAGTGAACCTACtgaaaaagaggaaaacGCACCAACGGAGCATAAATTCACAGAGGATTCAAATGGTGAAACTCCAATCGAAACCAATGATGAACAAGGTAAAGATCAGGATCAAAAGGAACAGCCAAATCAAAATGTTACGGGGAAAGAACCTGGAAAGAAATTGGAGGATGACGATGACCTTGAAAGTAGCGGATTCAAGACACTTTCGTGCGTTGTAatcacattctttgcaattttaatgcagttttaa
- a CDS encoding hypothetical protein (encoded by transcript BEWA_016840A) — protein sequence MTGGNDATLDLASPTVSIGKSFEYDYDHVQTRMVLPGDSFKLTKIVNGAEEVWNGGTVGLGLTLELADKIMFSAAKVDEASGKSEVPENHDGQNGVQREEVPAADLSDQVPDTESETKILLQGTPVAQMAEDAIDASQDNATQSEAAQGSPALQPQPTPVPTQASTALPETLGYSRDDSHGTSWVEPTVFGGLATVVSGIAGFAGYKYYTSHNGDPWVRQIWQMPTKSRDFLELF from the coding sequence ATGACTGGAGGAAATGATGCTACTCTTGATCTAGCCAGTCCTACTGTATCCATTGGTAAATCCTTCGAGTACGATTACGATCATGTCCAGACCAGAATGGTTCTTCCTGGAGACAGtttcaaactcacaaaGATTGTAAACGGTGCAGAAGAGGTTTGGAACGGTGGTACAGTTGGATTAGGTCTAACCCTTGAACTTGCTGACAAGATTATGTTCTCTGCTGCTAAGGTAGATGAAGCTAGTGGAAAGAGCGAAGTCCCTGAAAATCATGatggacagaatggagttcaacgtgaggaagtCCCTGCTGCTGACCTATCTGACCaagttcctgatacagagtctgaaaccaagattcttctacaaggtactcctgtggctcaaatggctgaagatgctatagatGCTTCTCAAGATAATGCTACTCAATCTGAAGCTGCTCAAGGATCTCCTGCTCTTCAACCTCAACCTACTCCTGTTCCTACTCAAGCTTCTACTGCTCTTCCTGAAACTCTTGGATATTCTCGTGATGACTCTCACGGAACTTCTTGGGTTGAACCTACTGTCTTTGGAGGTCTAGCTACCGTTGTATCCGGAATAGCTGGCTTCGCGGGATATAAGTACTATACGAGTCATAatggagatccttgggttagacagatttggCAGATGCCCACAAAGAGTCGAGATTTTTTAGAACTATTTTAA